In the Thermosipho japonicus genome, one interval contains:
- a CDS encoding anaerobic ribonucleoside-triphosphate reductase: protein MFVKFGYSEDFDLQFKKLEEKYGSEIFELEGFGKNLDIDYFNKKFFANEKIGDLSIDTNANVRSKHIGTYFAEVNKPFTKLNSIYVIWKKMKKLYGKEDANKFLEAQINGAIYLHDAHHAAFMPYCFAYTLQPIVEKGLPFIDTIQSIPAQHLSTFIQHVIQFVMFASNQSSGAVGLPDFFVWMWYYVKKDLEEGIIPKDKIDWYIEQHFQILTYSFNQPIRTHQSPYTNFTYLDRNYIKAIFEGEKYPDGTPIVNELENIIKLQKHYWEWVAKERERQMFTFPVLTASLLYKDGKFVDEDSARFINKINLKWQDTNWYISDSIDAVASCCRLTSSTKEIKLSLSADPEDTKLKGMANSIGGSDLNIGSFKVVTINLPRIALEANGDKDKFFEILNERVDLVQKILHVVRTIIQERIEQDVLPLYKVGLMKLERQYGTIGITGVWESSDFMGLTELSAEGLKYSKDGEMFVSQTLDFIKSKAEEGFKKYGFTFNIEQVPAEKAAVTLAKKDAIIFGKERQPYELYSNQWVPLTAETDMMNRIKYSGKFDKKVSGGAILHINIGAPFKSEEDSWKMVNLIAKKGVMYFAFNQKISVCNEGHAFIGKRCPICGKEKAEEYIRIVGYLVPINSFNKTRRNYEYSKRKFYSLEVM from the coding sequence ATGTTCGTTAAATTCGGCTACTCTGAAGATTTTGATTTGCAATTTAAAAAACTAGAAGAAAAATATGGTTCTGAAATTTTTGAATTAGAAGGTTTTGGTAAAAATCTTGATATTGATTATTTTAATAAGAAGTTCTTTGCTAATGAAAAAATAGGTGATTTATCAATTGACACAAACGCTAACGTCCGCTCAAAGCACATTGGAACATACTTTGCTGAAGTAAATAAACCATTTACAAAATTAAATTCTATTTATGTTATCTGGAAAAAAATGAAAAAACTCTATGGAAAAGAAGATGCAAACAAATTTTTAGAAGCACAAATCAATGGAGCAATTTATTTACATGATGCACATCATGCAGCATTTATGCCATATTGTTTTGCCTATACTCTCCAACCAATAGTGGAGAAAGGTTTACCGTTTATCGACACAATTCAATCAATTCCAGCACAACATTTATCTACATTCATTCAACATGTAATTCAATTTGTAATGTTTGCTTCCAATCAATCAAGTGGTGCAGTTGGACTTCCCGACTTTTTTGTATGGATGTGGTATTACGTAAAGAAAGACTTAGAAGAAGGCATTATACCAAAAGACAAAATTGACTGGTATATTGAACAACATTTTCAAATTCTAACTTATTCATTTAATCAACCAATTAGAACACATCAATCACCATATACAAATTTTACATATTTAGACAGAAATTACATCAAAGCGATATTTGAAGGGGAAAAATATCCAGATGGTACACCTATTGTAAATGAACTAGAGAACATAATTAAATTGCAAAAACACTATTGGGAATGGGTCGCAAAAGAAAGAGAAAGGCAGATGTTTACATTCCCTGTTCTTACAGCTTCACTTCTCTATAAAGATGGAAAATTTGTAGACGAAGATAGCGCAAGGTTTATCAACAAAATTAATTTAAAATGGCAAGATACAAACTGGTATATCTCTGATTCAATTGATGCAGTTGCATCATGTTGCAGGCTCACAAGCTCTACTAAAGAAATAAAACTCTCACTATCAGCGGATCCTGAAGATACCAAATTAAAAGGCATGGCAAATTCTATCGGGGGTTCAGACCTCAATATAGGTTCATTTAAGGTTGTAACAATTAACCTTCCGAGAATTGCTCTTGAAGCAAATGGAGATAAGGATAAATTCTTTGAAATTCTGAATGAAAGGGTAGATCTAGTACAAAAAATCCTTCATGTAGTAAGAACCATTATTCAAGAAAGAATTGAACAAGATGTATTACCACTTTATAAAGTAGGACTTATGAAGCTTGAAAGACAATATGGAACAATTGGAATTACGGGAGTATGGGAATCATCAGATTTTATGGGACTTACCGAACTTTCTGCAGAAGGCTTAAAATATTCAAAAGATGGGGAAATGTTTGTATCTCAGACTCTTGACTTTATTAAGTCTAAAGCCGAGGAAGGTTTTAAAAAATATGGTTTTACATTTAACATTGAACAAGTGCCTGCAGAAAAAGCAGCAGTTACTCTTGCAAAAAAAGATGCAATCATATTTGGAAAAGAAAGGCAACCATATGAACTTTATTCAAATCAATGGGTGCCACTAACAGCTGAAACTGATATGATGAATAGAATAAAATACTCAGGAAAATTTGACAAAAAGGTATCAGGCGGTGCTATATTACACATTAACATAGGTGCACCTTTTAAGTCTGAAGAAGACTCATGGAAGATGGTTAATCTTATAGCTAAAAAGGGTGTTATGTACTTTGCATTCAACCAAAAAATTTCAGTTTGTAATGAAGGTCATGCATTTATCGGAAAAAGATGCCCGATATGCGGAAAAGAAAAAGCAGAAGAATACATTAGAATAGTAGGTTACCTCGTTCCAATTAATTCCTTTAATAAAACAAGAAGAAACTATGAATACTCAAAAAGGAAATTCTATTCACTGGAGGTAATGTAA
- a CDS encoding 4Fe-4S cluster-binding domain-containing protein: protein MTVYVNRIFFSTNDHPKLLGLSIYFQGCDRSPKCLLCHNKETWEPYKGFKYDLEDLIQILKDKINYALESYDKIAVVYLGGEPLAPYNRDAVFQISKELKEEFSEKIVNTLYSWRTLEEIERQNLENYIEYMDELVLGPYDYTQRNVDEKGNVLFPASKNQKYIRLNKVLSK, encoded by the coding sequence ATGACTGTCTATGTAAATAGAATTTTCTTTTCAACAAATGATCATCCAAAATTATTAGGTCTTTCTATTTATTTTCAAGGCTGTGATAGGTCTCCAAAATGTCTGTTATGTCACAACAAAGAAACTTGGGAACCTTACAAAGGATTTAAATACGATTTAGAAGACCTTATACAAATTTTAAAAGATAAAATAAATTATGCTCTTGAATCATATGACAAAATAGCTGTGGTATATTTAGGTGGTGAGCCCCTTGCCCCATATAACAGAGATGCAGTCTTTCAAATTTCAAAAGAATTAAAAGAAGAATTTTCGGAAAAAATTGTAAATACCCTTTATTCCTGGAGAACACTAGAGGAAATAGAAAGACAAAATTTAGAAAATTACATTGAATATATGGATGAATTAGTTTTAGGGCCATATGATTATACGCAAAGAAACGTTGACGAAAAAGGCAATGTTTTGTTTCCGGCATCAAAAAATCAAAAATATATTAGGCTTAATAAAGTACTAAGTAAATAA
- a CDS encoding adenosylcobalamin-dependent ribonucleoside-diphosphate reductase produces the protein MYEDIIKHWLDVEPSKNAYKILSERYFTKDISGNFLENKWEDVCRRVARVVATSELVNNPQVKKMDDAKKLEIIKETEETFFKMLKARIFIPNSPTLFNAGMGVRYELLWKPIENMTLSDYQEIYNTRNHLHMLSACFVVPVDDSINGIFEAVKEYALITKAGGGIGSNFSSLRPKGSFVAGTHGQASGPVSFMHVFNSAIGVVEQGYKRRGALMGILNINHPDIEEFITAKENNDGEKVLKYFNISVGIPFDKKELLKLYEEDGEIELSHPKFTEKRYIKARDIIKQIAENAWKTGDPGLAFLHEMNKYYPLYPEMEIISTNPCGEIGLAPYEACNLGSIDVAKFATEDGQVDWDALEDTVRLAVRFLDNVIDVNVFPLEKITNAVRNSRRLGLGIMGFADLLYKLDVPYNSEEGRQFAADLMGFMALHGHDESNKLGREKGSFPLFEKSKFFKDEEFVPFAMGMSKYDEDIKKVMRESKKGKRNVAVLTIAPTGSISNIADTSSGLEPNFLLAYVRYMNKHDGTKESLFYVNKVLEKKLEPKILEKIKEKLIEKGSLQDLDVPEKIKKVFVTAMDISPTDHLLMQDAFQRYVDNNISKTINMPSSATKEEVLNIYLEALKLNVRGLTIYRDGSLQTQVLTSAKHVKTKDAPKVQFFLLDEKHKLRPKPRKSTLRSVTRKYKSNENTTYITVSFDDNGEAVEIFLSNGTELAESIGRLSSIALRAGVSIEEILEQLQKVNGEYTRGLAEEIKKAIDDFIELWGSSEIETDETFVIDGTVKTAEEVEKFVMANDLEWSEGYYVDENGNVYCPSCLSKNSIIKQEGCMSCKKCGWSKCS, from the coding sequence ATGTATGAAGACATTATAAAACACTGGCTAGATGTTGAACCTTCAAAAAACGCCTACAAAATACTTTCCGAAAGGTACTTTACCAAAGATATAAGTGGAAACTTTTTAGAAAATAAGTGGGAAGACGTATGTAGAAGAGTTGCCAGAGTAGTTGCAACATCGGAACTTGTCAACAACCCACAAGTAAAAAAAATGGATGATGCAAAGAAATTAGAGATAATAAAGGAAACAGAAGAAACGTTCTTTAAAATGCTAAAAGCTAGAATATTTATCCCAAATAGCCCTACTCTATTTAATGCTGGTATGGGTGTAAGGTATGAGCTTCTCTGGAAACCTATTGAAAATATGACACTTTCTGATTACCAAGAAATATACAACACCAGAAATCACCTGCACATGTTATCTGCTTGTTTTGTAGTTCCAGTTGATGACAGCATCAATGGAATATTTGAAGCAGTAAAAGAATATGCATTAATTACAAAAGCAGGAGGAGGAATCGGATCTAACTTTTCAAGTTTAAGACCAAAGGGAAGTTTTGTGGCTGGAACCCACGGTCAAGCATCTGGGCCTGTATCATTCATGCATGTTTTTAACTCGGCAATTGGAGTTGTAGAACAAGGGTATAAAAGACGTGGAGCATTAATGGGGATATTAAATATAAACCATCCGGACATCGAAGAATTTATAACTGCCAAAGAAAACAATGATGGAGAAAAAGTACTAAAATATTTCAATATTTCTGTAGGAATCCCATTTGATAAAAAGGAACTTCTAAAATTATATGAAGAAGATGGTGAAATAGAACTTTCACATCCAAAGTTTACAGAAAAAAGATATATAAAAGCAAGGGATATAATTAAACAAATAGCAGAAAATGCATGGAAAACAGGTGATCCAGGTCTTGCATTTCTACATGAAATGAATAAATATTATCCGTTGTATCCAGAAATGGAAATAATCTCCACCAACCCATGTGGTGAAATAGGCCTTGCGCCATATGAAGCATGTAATCTTGGATCAATTGATGTTGCTAAATTTGCCACAGAAGACGGACAAGTTGATTGGGATGCACTTGAAGATACTGTAAGACTTGCTGTAAGATTCCTAGATAACGTAATCGATGTTAATGTCTTTCCTCTTGAAAAAATTACAAACGCAGTTAGAAATAGTAGAAGACTAGGATTAGGTATAATGGGATTTGCTGATCTTTTATACAAACTTGATGTTCCATACAATTCTGAAGAGGGGAGACAATTTGCAGCTGATCTTATGGGGTTCATGGCATTACATGGGCATGACGAATCAAATAAACTAGGAAGAGAAAAAGGAAGCTTCCCGTTGTTTGAAAAGAGCAAATTCTTTAAAGACGAAGAATTTGTCCCATTTGCAATGGGAATGAGCAAATACGATGAAGATATCAAAAAAGTAATGAGAGAATCTAAAAAAGGAAAGAGAAATGTAGCAGTGCTGACTATTGCACCGACAGGCTCTATTTCTAACATAGCAGATACAAGTAGCGGTCTTGAACCAAATTTCTTACTTGCTTATGTTAGATATATGAATAAACATGATGGTACAAAAGAATCACTCTTTTATGTAAATAAAGTTTTAGAAAAAAAGCTTGAACCAAAAATTCTTGAGAAAATTAAAGAAAAATTAATAGAAAAAGGTTCATTGCAAGATTTAGATGTACCAGAAAAAATTAAAAAAGTATTTGTAACTGCAATGGATATTTCCCCAACGGATCATCTTTTAATGCAAGATGCTTTCCAAAGATATGTTGACAATAATATCTCTAAAACTATTAATATGCCATCAAGTGCTACAAAAGAAGAAGTTTTAAATATCTATCTTGAAGCATTAAAACTTAATGTAAGAGGACTGACAATATATAGAGATGGTTCACTGCAAACTCAAGTTTTAACTTCTGCAAAACACGTTAAAACTAAGGACGCTCCAAAAGTTCAATTTTTCCTCTTAGATGAAAAACATAAACTAAGGCCAAAACCAAGAAAGAGTACATTAAGAAGCGTTACAAGGAAATATAAATCAAACGAAAATACAACTTATATTACTGTATCTTTTGATGACAATGGAGAAGCAGTTGAAATATTCCTTTCAAATGGTACTGAACTTGCAGAATCTATTGGAAGATTATCTTCTATAGCTCTAAGAGCTGGTGTGTCAATAGAAGAAATTTTAGAACAGCTTCAAAAGGTTAACGGTGAATATACAAGAGGCCTTGCTGAAGAAATCAAAAAAGCAATAGATGATTTTATTGAACTATGGGGCAGCTCGGAAATTGAAACCGATGAAACATTTGTAATAGACGGAACAGTTAAAACTGCAGAAGAAGTAGAAAAATTTGTAATGGCAAATGACCTTGAATGGAGTGAAGGCTACTATGTAGATGAAAACGGAAATGTATATTGTCCTTCTTGTCTTTCAAAAAATAGTATAATAAAGCAGGAAGGTTGTATGAGTTGTAAAAAATGTGGCTGGAGTAAATGTAGTTAA
- the rbsK gene encoding ribokinase encodes MIAVVGSSNMDVVLTVERFTLPGETQKAQKLEFFPGGKGSNQAVSIAKLSKKNSNVYFLTCIGNDSYGRALKDQYDKLNIEGYLEVDDNNGLAFIEVTRKGENRIVIYPGANRNLTKEIIKKHEAKLLEADYILLQNEIPFESTLYAAQLFSKNGKIVIFDPAPISGIEKEIFQFVDFLTPNEEEVKFLTEKFFGKFVSYEDSYFKLKSLGIKKLIVKLGSKGVIYFEGDKRMEIPSFKVKAVDTTAAGDVFNGAFAVALHENLDIKKSLEFASAAAALSVTKKGAQNSIPSRKEVENFLNI; translated from the coding sequence ATGATTGCAGTGGTTGGAAGTTCGAATATGGATGTTGTTTTAACAGTTGAGAGATTTACTTTACCTGGTGAAACTCAAAAGGCTCAAAAATTAGAGTTTTTTCCTGGTGGAAAAGGTTCTAACCAAGCAGTTAGTATAGCAAAACTTTCTAAGAAAAATTCTAATGTTTATTTTTTAACCTGTATTGGTAATGACTCTTATGGAAGAGCTTTAAAAGACCAATACGACAAATTAAACATTGAAGGATATTTGGAAGTTGATGATAATAATGGTTTAGCTTTTATTGAAGTTACAAGAAAAGGTGAAAATAGAATTGTAATATATCCTGGAGCAAATAGAAACTTAACTAAAGAAATTATAAAAAAGCATGAAGCAAAACTTTTAGAAGCTGATTACATTTTACTTCAAAATGAAATCCCATTTGAGTCAACTTTATATGCTGCCCAACTTTTTAGTAAAAATGGAAAAATTGTTATTTTCGACCCTGCTCCAATAAGTGGAATTGAAAAGGAAATTTTTCAATTTGTTGATTTTTTGACACCGAATGAAGAAGAAGTAAAGTTTTTGACGGAAAAATTCTTTGGAAAGTTTGTCTCATATGAAGATAGTTATTTTAAGCTTAAAAGTTTAGGAATAAAAAAACTCATTGTAAAACTTGGAAGCAAAGGAGTAATTTATTTTGAAGGAGATAAAAGGATGGAAATTCCATCTTTTAAAGTTAAGGCTGTTGATACAACGGCAGCGGGAGATGTTTTTAACGGAGCATTTGCTGTAGCTTTGCATGAAAATCTTGATATAAAAAAATCATTGGAGTTTGCCTCGGCAGCAGCTGCTTTGTCAGTTACTAAAAAAGGTGCACAAAATTCTATTCCTTCAAGAAAAGAAGTTGAAAACTTTTTAAATATATAA
- a CDS encoding isoamylase early set domain-containing protein, with protein MVKKLSLFLITFLFSFLFASIYVENGMVVFTFEVEAQQVYLAGNFNNWSVSANPMVNENGVWKISLELLPGEYQYKFVVDGSRWIEDPDAPSYVDDGFGGKNGAFLLVNENGKLVIKPVGGTENNSNTGNESKEYEVNTSREDTIFVDEEGYVVIRYYNPDAEYVMIAGDFNNWDADDIEMYDIGDGWWEAALELDNGVYQYKFVVNGDTWVEDPNAFAYLPDGFGGKNSVLKVYEENGQLKVGSPVENTVEKVEKKEVPLGVSIIDGKVYFKVEKPQASKAYLAGSFNNWNPQDIEMQNVDGYWQVSLVLSPGKYEYKYVFEINNNQTWQEDPNAPGYVPDGYGGKNGVFEIVEKDGTLVIEKPEQETKSSVGISGSYSFNLSYKYDEKNLLKGQGFSNSLELIYRPNDNLEFSLKYDGASINYAKLELVNEKLEFLAHYNYALDFPIEGLKTGIFVSYDEKYYLGFGADSNQLSWIVGLNVVGIEVNYSDNYFVDESVVIVGYNLKLFDYYTKLYGGYFINSNSFAAIASINLEGFETELKYAKGRVEFLLSMNYLDLTSSYNIENGSYNVDSIIYIFDKYGLLAGYNHTTLLDKWYLGYGIYKEDYNVGFKIRSDFSGYYFDLFGNISF; from the coding sequence ATGGTGAAAAAATTATCTTTATTTCTTATAACCTTTCTATTTAGCTTTTTATTTGCTTCTATTTACGTTGAAAATGGAATGGTGGTATTTACATTTGAAGTTGAAGCACAACAGGTATATCTTGCAGGAAATTTCAATAATTGGTCTGTTAGTGCAAATCCTATGGTAAATGAAAATGGCGTCTGGAAAATTTCTTTAGAACTTTTACCAGGTGAATACCAATACAAATTTGTTGTTGATGGTTCTAGGTGGATTGAAGACCCAGATGCCCCCTCATATGTAGATGACGGCTTTGGTGGAAAGAATGGAGCTTTTCTTCTTGTGAATGAAAATGGAAAATTAGTTATAAAGCCGGTTGGTGGTACTGAAAATAATAGTAATACTGGAAACGAAAGCAAAGAATATGAAGTTAATACATCAAGAGAGGATACCATATTTGTTGATGAAGAAGGGTATGTTGTTATAAGGTACTATAATCCAGATGCAGAATATGTTATGATAGCAGGAGATTTTAACAATTGGGATGCAGATGACATTGAAATGTATGATATTGGAGATGGCTGGTGGGAAGCAGCTTTGGAACTTGATAATGGTGTGTATCAATATAAGTTTGTTGTAAATGGTGATACTTGGGTTGAGGATCCTAACGCTTTTGCATATTTACCTGATGGCTTTGGTGGCAAAAATTCTGTTTTGAAGGTATATGAAGAAAATGGTCAGCTTAAAGTGGGAAGTCCAGTTGAAAATACAGTTGAAAAAGTTGAGAAAAAAGAAGTGCCACTAGGTGTAAGTATAATTGATGGAAAAGTATATTTTAAAGTTGAAAAGCCACAAGCTTCTAAAGCATATCTTGCGGGTTCATTTAATAACTGGAATCCACAGGATATTGAAATGCAAAATGTAGATGGATATTGGCAAGTTTCTCTTGTACTTTCTCCTGGAAAGTATGAGTATAAATATGTATTTGAGATAAATAATAACCAAACTTGGCAGGAAGATCCTAATGCACCAGGTTATGTCCCAGATGGTTATGGCGGTAAAAATGGCGTTTTTGAAATTGTTGAAAAAGATGGAACTTTGGTTATTGAAAAGCCGGAGCAAGAAACTAAATCTTCAGTTGGTATAAGCGGTAGCTATAGCTTTAATCTATCTTACAAATATGACGAAAAAAATCTACTAAAAGGTCAAGGATTTAGTAATAGTTTAGAGCTTATATACCGACCGAATGATAATTTGGAATTTTCTTTGAAATATGATGGGGCAAGTATTAATTATGCCAAGTTGGAACTTGTTAATGAAAAGCTTGAATTTTTAGCGCATTACAATTATGCATTAGATTTTCCAATTGAGGGATTAAAGACTGGGATTTTTGTAAGTTATGATGAAAAATATTATTTAGGCTTTGGAGCAGATAGTAACCAGTTGTCATGGATTGTAGGGTTGAATGTTGTAGGCATTGAAGTAAACTATAGTGATAATTATTTTGTAGATGAAAGTGTAGTTATTGTAGGTTACAATTTGAAATTATTTGATTATTATACAAAATTGTATGGAGGCTATTTCATAAATTCAAACAGCTTTGCAGCAATAGCCAGTATAAATTTAGAAGGCTTTGAAACAGAGCTTAAATATGCCAAAGGTAGAGTAGAATTTTTGTTGAGTATGAATTATTTGGATTTAACCTCAAGCTATAATATTGAAAATGGAAGTTACAATGTTGATTCAATAATTTATATCTTTGATAAATATGGTTTGTTAGCAGGATATAATCATACAACATTATTGGATAAATGGTATTTAGGATACGGCATATATAAAGAAGATTACAATGTAGGATTTAAAATAAGAAGCGATTTTTCAGGATATTATTTTGATCTTTTTGGAAATATTTCGTTTTAA